A window of the Lactuca sativa cultivar Salinas chromosome 5, Lsat_Salinas_v11, whole genome shotgun sequence genome harbors these coding sequences:
- the LOC111915105 gene encoding 3-ketoacyl-CoA synthase 11 gives MPTINFTLKYLQEDHVYSSFNTAPKLILITLLVSLLLLGFYMIKRSSCGVYLIDFACYKPPDAQKCTKQFMLDKAKHSGYFSEETVYFMRKVLGKSGIGDSTYLAEVYLANIPDPCMKESRREMELSVFGSIDMLLAKTGVRCEDIGILVVNCCIYNTMPSLSSMIVNRYKLKESIISYNVVGMGCSAGLMAIGLAEQLLQVHHDSYALVMSTESITENCYLGDDRSKFLTNCLFRVGGAAILLSNRPSDHNNCKYKLLHTVHTNESSSDRSYNCIVQEEDDAGRRGITVNKDLFNAASTVVKSNVTALGKLILPVSEKLMYLTNNIARKLRPKADIQPYIPDYSKSVELFLPHVGGKPMLDELQKNLGFDENAMESSRMTLYRFGNTSSSSIWYELAYAEAKGRVKKGDRVWQIAFGSGFKCSSVVWRALRTVDYDEMNLWTDEIDEFPVDVDCDDGPLPIFFERSK, from the exons ATGCCTACTATCAACTTCACTTTGAAGTATCTACAAGAAGACCATGTGTACTCCAGCTTCAATACTGCACCAAAACTTATCTTAATAACCTTACTCGTGAGTCTTCTTTTGTTAGGTTTCTACATGATCAAGAGAAGTTCATGTGGAGTTTACTTAATAGACTTCGCATGCTACAAGCCCCCGGATGCTCAAAAGTGCACAAAACAGTTCATGCTCGACAAAGCAAAGCACAGTGGATATTTCTCAGAAGAAACTGTGTATTTCATGAGGAAGGTTCTAGGCAAATCAGGAATTGGTGACTCGACCTATTTAGCAGAGGTATACCTGGCAAATATTCCTGATCCCTGCATGAAAGAATCAAGAAGGGAAATGGAATTGTCTGTTTTTGGATCGATAGACATGTTGTTGGCTAAAACAGGGGTACGATGTGAGGACATTGGAATACTGGTTGTGAATTGTTGTATTTATAACACTATGCCATCTCTTTCTAGCATGATAGTGAACAGATATAAGCTTAAAGAAAGCATCATCAGCTATAATGTTGTTGGTATGGGATGCAGTGCAGGACTCATGGCGATAGGACTTGCAGAACAGCTACTTCAG GTGCATCATGATTCCTATGCGTTGGTGATGAGTACAGAGAGCATTACCGAGAACTGTTACCTTGGAGACGATCGTTCCAAGTTCCTTACCAACTGCCTCTTCCGCGTCGGCGGAGCGGCGATCCTCCTCTCAAATCGTCCTTCTGATCACAACAATTGCAAATACAAACTCCTCCACACTGTACACACCAACGAATCGAGTTCCGACAGGTCGTACAACTGCATCGTTCAGGAAGAAGACGACGCTGGGAGAAGAGGCATCACTGTTAATAAAGACCTCTTCAATGCCGCATCCACCGTCGTCAAATCAAACGTAACTGCGCTAGGTAAGCTTATCCTTCCGGTGTCAGAAAAACTCATGTACCTAACAAATAACATCGCCAGAAAACTCCGGCCAAAGGCGGATATCCAACCTTATATACCAGATTACAGCAAATCCGTCGAACTCTTCCTCCCGCATGTTGGCGGGAAGCCTATGCTAGACGAATTACAGAAAAACCTAGGGTTTGATGAGAACGCCATGGAATCTTCTAGAATGACGCTGTATAGGTTCGGCAACACCTCTAGCAGCTCCATTTGGTACGAACTGGCGTACGCAGAGGCAAAGGGTCGGGTCAAAAAAGGGGACCGGGTATGGCAAATTGCATTTGGGTCGGGCTTCAAGTGTAGTAGTGTTGTGTGGCGTGCATTGAGGAccgttgattatgatgagatgaATCTTTGGACGGACGAGATTGATGAGTTTCCAGTCGATGTAGATTGCGATGATGGACCATTACCCATATTTTTTGAACGCTCAAAATAA